One window of Atribacter laminatus genomic DNA carries:
- a CDS encoding metallophosphoesterase family protein, producing MKILAVSDHIDPRIYSNLCRERFHNVSCIISCGDLPEHYLDFIVSNLNVPLFFVHGNHDPSAGKKSLAGGYNLDGKVINFQGILLAGLEGSLWYNGNIHQYTQRDMYHKYLSLLPQLYWAKMRYHHYLDILVTHSPPSGIHESDDPVHKGFKVFNHMIKKFHPRYHLHGHTHLYDRNQSYQDPLYQTIVINCYNYRIIDFGRGKDARDFSISGIESRI from the coding sequence ATGAAAATCTTAGCCGTGAGCGACCATATTGACCCACGAATCTATAGTAACCTCTGTCGGGAGCGTTTTCATAATGTGAGTTGCATTATCTCCTGTGGAGATCTTCCCGAGCATTATCTGGATTTCATAGTCAGCAATCTCAATGTCCCTTTATTCTTTGTTCATGGAAACCATGATCCTTCTGCCGGGAAAAAAAGCTTGGCAGGTGGTTATAATTTAGATGGAAAAGTTATAAATTTTCAAGGGATCCTTCTCGCCGGCTTGGAAGGATCCCTATGGTATAATGGGAATATTCACCAATATACCCAAAGAGACATGTATCATAAATACCTTTCTCTACTACCTCAGTTGTATTGGGCAAAAATGCGTTATCACCATTATCTTGACATTTTGGTCACTCATTCTCCTCCCAGTGGAATTCATGAAAGTGATGATCCGGTTCATAAAGGTTTTAAGGTATTTAATCATATGATTAAAAAATTTCACCCAAGATACCACCTTCATGGACATACTCATTTATATGACCGGAATCAAAGCTATCAAGATCCTCTTTATCAAACTATAGTAATAAATTGTTATAATTATCGTATTATAGATTTTGGAAGGGGTAAAGATGCCAGAGATTTTTCGATCAGCGGAATCGAATCGAGAATTTGA
- a CDS encoding R3H domain-containing nucleic acid-binding protein, translating into MDEKHHYGVVDNLDKLFLVLPEHILKALEEKENSDELIEIVMDLGRSPEARFTNGFSILIESPVERSDIEFTLGRVGMFTRDNRAGIERTLHRISCIRNRVGNVVGLTMRVGRAVYGTIDIVRDIIVSGKNILFLGPPGVGKTTKLREVARVLSDEFQKRVIVVDTSNEIAGDGDIPHPAIGRARRMQVPSPERQHDVMIEAVENHMPEVIIVDEIGREEEARACRTIAERGVQLIATAHGNSLRNLLLNPTLTDLVGGIQSVILSDEESRRRGTQKAVLERKAIPTFDIVVELRDRDTLGIYRNTAEAVDVILRNYDPRPEVRKKTKDGSIEVLKEIEEFETVEEVYSLSDWNQPKYPEGKMLRVFLFAVSRNYMERAITQLKATLEVVEDINDADIVLTLKSRYRKKTNRLREAENRGMPVHVIRSNTYSQVLRFVKDLFGLSDSYEKSGETGLIEAEKAARQVLRESEPIELTPRNAFVRRLQHKIAERYNLFSQSIGEEPFRRVTIYPRNLDDT; encoded by the coding sequence ATGGACGAAAAACATCATTATGGGGTAGTTGACAATCTTGATAAACTGTTTTTAGTTTTACCAGAACATATTCTGAAGGCCCTTGAGGAAAAGGAAAACTCTGACGAATTGATAGAAATCGTTATGGACTTAGGCCGTTCTCCTGAAGCACGGTTTACCAATGGTTTCAGTATTCTTATTGAAAGTCCTGTTGAAAGAAGTGATATTGAATTTACTTTAGGCAGAGTTGGCATGTTTACCCGTGATAACCGAGCTGGAATCGAGAGGACTCTTCACCGAATATCATGTATCCGAAATCGGGTAGGAAATGTAGTCGGTCTTACCATGCGGGTGGGGCGAGCTGTATATGGTACTATTGATATTGTTCGAGACATAATTGTATCAGGGAAAAATATCTTATTTTTAGGTCCTCCAGGGGTTGGCAAGACCACCAAACTTCGAGAGGTGGCTCGGGTGTTGAGCGATGAATTTCAAAAAAGAGTCATCGTTGTTGACACCTCAAATGAGATAGCTGGTGACGGTGATATTCCTCATCCAGCTATTGGACGGGCACGGCGGATGCAAGTACCGTCGCCAGAAAGACAACATGATGTCATGATTGAAGCGGTGGAAAACCACATGCCGGAGGTTATTATAGTTGATGAAATCGGACGGGAAGAAGAAGCTCGGGCATGTCGAACCATTGCTGAAAGAGGAGTCCAATTGATTGCAACCGCTCACGGTAATTCCTTACGAAACCTTTTGTTAAACCCGACGCTTACCGACTTGGTGGGTGGTATTCAATCGGTTATTCTCAGTGATGAGGAATCGAGAAGGCGTGGAACCCAAAAAGCCGTATTAGAGCGGAAGGCAATCCCGACATTTGATATTGTTGTTGAACTCAGGGATCGGGATACTTTAGGAATCTATCGAAACACTGCCGAAGCAGTAGATGTCATTTTAAGAAACTATGACCCTCGTCCAGAAGTAAGGAAAAAAACCAAAGATGGTTCAATCGAAGTTCTTAAAGAAATCGAGGAATTCGAAACCGTCGAGGAAGTATACAGCTTATCCGATTGGAATCAGCCGAAATATCCAGAAGGTAAAATGCTACGAGTATTTCTATTTGCTGTGAGTCGAAACTACATGGAAAGAGCTATTACCCAGCTTAAGGCAACTCTTGAAGTTGTTGAAGATATAAATGATGCCGATATCGTTTTAACCCTGAAAAGTCGTTATCGTAAAAAAACCAATCGGCTTCGAGAAGCTGAAAATCGAGGCATGCCGGTTCATGTTATTCGTAGCAATACCTATAGTCAGGTGCTCCGTTTTGTTAAAGATTTATTTGGTTTGTCCGATAGCTATGAAAAATCAGGAGAAACCGGTTTGATAGAAGCTGAGAAGGCCGCAAGGCAAGTCCTGAGAGAAAGTGAACCAATAGAACTTACTCCTCGGAATGCTTTTGTCCGAAGACTTCAACATAAAATCGCCGAAAGATATAATTTGTTTTCGCAGAGCATTGGTGAGGAACCTTTTCGCAGGGTAACCATCTATCCAAGAAATCTGGATGATACTTGA
- the tmk gene encoding dTMP kinase translates to MRQFPGLFITFEGIEGTGKSTHAKRLFAYLEEKEYRVLFTAEPGGTDVGDQIRSILLHPQTGEVDPVTELFLFEASRREHVLQVIQPALQTGRIVLCVRFCDSTIAYQGYGRGLSVEMIQYLNRLATNGLAPDLTLLLDIDPEEGLRRSFHHTSPQELRFEEEFIKKKDILDSIRKGFFKIAKEEPNRFQMISTVESKDVVFEKIKNCVLAAIQDKKRRNEL, encoded by the coding sequence ATGAGACAATTTCCGGGATTGTTTATAACCTTTGAAGGAATCGAAGGAACAGGAAAGTCAACCCATGCTAAGCGCCTCTTTGCCTATTTAGAAGAAAAGGAGTATCGAGTTCTGTTCACTGCTGAACCAGGTGGAACAGATGTTGGTGATCAAATTCGATCAATCCTTCTTCACCCTCAAACTGGAGAAGTTGATCCCGTAACCGAGCTTTTTCTTTTTGAAGCCTCGCGTCGGGAACACGTCTTACAGGTTATTCAGCCAGCATTACAAACCGGAAGAATTGTTCTCTGTGTACGGTTTTGTGATTCAACCATTGCCTACCAAGGATATGGGAGAGGTTTGTCGGTTGAGATGATTCAATATCTCAACCGTTTAGCTACCAATGGTCTGGCGCCTGATTTAACCCTTCTCCTTGATATTGACCCCGAGGAAGGGCTAAGACGATCTTTTCATCATACCTCTCCGCAAGAGCTGCGATTTGAAGAGGAATTCATTAAGAAAAAGGATATTTTAGATTCCATTCGGAAAGGTTTTTTTAAAATTGCCAAGGAGGAACCAAATCGATTTCAGATGATATCTACTGTTGAATCAAAAGACGTTGTCTTTGAGAAGATAAAAAATTGTGTGTTAGCAGCTATTCAAGACAAAAAAAGGAGGAATGAGCTATGA
- a CDS encoding cyclic-di-AMP receptor, with translation MRPTSLLICVVRDQDALKLVDILREKQISFTKLASTGGFLREGNTTLLIGIHEAKKNEVIELIRSQCERREEYVESAIPVNEPIGPYVPQQVKVIRGGGVLFEVPIERYERF, from the coding sequence ATGAGGCCAACCTCTTTGTTGATATGTGTTGTTCGGGATCAAGATGCTTTGAAGCTGGTCGATATCCTAAGAGAAAAGCAAATATCTTTCACCAAGCTGGCTTCTACTGGTGGATTTTTGCGAGAAGGAAACACAACACTCTTGATAGGTATCCACGAAGCAAAAAAAAATGAGGTTATTGAATTGATTCGCAGTCAGTGCGAACGCAGGGAAGAATATGTTGAATCTGCCATTCCGGTTAATGAACCAATTGGACCTTATGTACCACAACAGGTAAAAGTTATTCGAGGAGGAGGAGTATTGTTCGAAGTTCCCATCGAACGTTACGAAAGGTTTTAA
- a CDS encoding ATP-binding protein: protein MSWSEICGHSLQKQFFQRVYQNQSQSHSYLFSGPEGIGKKTFAFEIARLFNCEHPSIDGSCGICQNCRLINAGTHPDVILLSPRESKILVEDVRDFIFRLGLQRVYGKFRIGIVESTELFSKEEIQNCLLKTVEEPPENSIIILLTSQVQVLLPTLLSRCQRIHFQLLDQEIIKEFIQKKYNLTDQKADSIAEQSMGRLRNAFDLLEGNQSLTEKSFFLWDWITGENEIFSLGSWFVENKDKTIEIFSQLEWYLRDIMIFQFMGRDSERILSYSGYKKRILDDSNRLSPKIISGFILAIEQLEKDLKSNLNYDTTLLHFLLMVREELNSAPCCRNQI from the coding sequence ATGAGTTGGTCAGAGATCTGTGGGCACTCATTACAAAAGCAATTTTTTCAGCGAGTTTATCAGAATCAATCCCAAAGCCATTCATACCTCTTTTCTGGACCGGAGGGAATTGGAAAAAAGACTTTTGCTTTTGAAATTGCCCGGTTGTTTAACTGTGAGCATCCATCAATTGATGGATCCTGTGGAATATGCCAGAATTGCCGTTTAATCAATGCTGGAACCCATCCCGATGTAATTTTGCTTTCTCCTCGGGAAAGTAAAATTTTAGTGGAGGATGTGCGAGATTTTATTTTTCGTTTGGGATTGCAAAGAGTCTATGGGAAATTCCGGATTGGAATTGTTGAGTCAACTGAATTATTTAGTAAAGAAGAAATACAAAATTGTCTTTTAAAAACAGTCGAAGAACCTCCAGAGAATAGTATAATAATTCTTCTTACTTCCCAGGTTCAAGTTTTATTACCAACTCTCCTATCTCGATGTCAAAGGATCCATTTTCAGTTATTAGATCAAGAAATTATAAAAGAGTTTATCCAGAAAAAATATAATCTTACCGACCAAAAAGCTGATTCTATTGCTGAGCAATCAATGGGTCGTCTTCGGAATGCATTTGATTTATTAGAAGGGAACCAATCCCTCACAGAGAAATCATTTTTTTTGTGGGATTGGATTACTGGTGAAAATGAAATTTTTTCTCTTGGTTCCTGGTTTGTTGAGAACAAAGATAAAACGATCGAAATCTTTTCGCAATTAGAGTGGTATTTAAGAGATATTATGATTTTTCAATTCATGGGAAGAGATAGCGAGCGAATCCTCAGCTATTCTGGTTATAAAAAGCGGATTCTTGACGATTCAAATCGGTTATCACCAAAAATTATTTCTGGTTTTATCCTTGCAATTGAACAATTAGAGAAGGATCTGAAGAGCAATCTCAATTATGATACCACATTGTTGCATTTTCTTTTAATGGTAAGGGAGGAATTGAATAGTGCCCCGTGTTGTCGGAATCAAATTTGA
- a CDS encoding PSP1 domain-containing protein — translation MPRVVGIKFEHNLKMYFFEARNLDLHYSQKCVVETVLGLEMGEVVKRPFICENIKNNLKPVIRPAQDIDILQLKSNREKEKIAFEIANQKIKEHQLSMKLLRAHYTLDRGRLTFYFGSEERIDFRNLVKDLAAIFRTRIELRQMGVRDEAGMIGGCGMCGRELCCSTFLINFEPISIKMAKEQNLALNSAKISGVCGRLMCCLSFEYSQYKKLIYQLPKKGSKILTSQGLAKILEIDIFKDMIRLELENGKEICINEEEYNRFFL, via the coding sequence GTGCCCCGTGTTGTCGGAATCAAATTTGAACATAATTTAAAAATGTATTTTTTTGAAGCAAGAAATCTTGATTTACACTATAGCCAGAAGTGTGTAGTTGAGACGGTTTTAGGTTTGGAAATGGGTGAAGTGGTAAAAAGACCATTTATTTGTGAAAATATAAAAAATAACCTCAAACCAGTTATTCGGCCAGCTCAGGATATTGATATTTTGCAGCTGAAAAGTAACCGAGAAAAGGAAAAAATTGCCTTTGAAATAGCGAATCAAAAAATCAAAGAACACCAGCTTTCTATGAAATTGTTAAGAGCCCATTATACCCTGGATAGGGGAAGATTAACTTTTTATTTTGGATCTGAGGAACGAATTGATTTCCGCAATTTAGTCAAAGATTTAGCGGCCATTTTCCGAACTCGAATTGAACTTCGTCAGATGGGAGTTCGAGATGAAGCCGGGATGATTGGAGGATGTGGAATGTGTGGTCGTGAATTATGCTGCAGTACATTTCTTATCAATTTTGAACCCATATCGATTAAAATGGCTAAAGAGCAGAATTTAGCTCTCAATTCGGCAAAAATTTCCGGAGTTTGTGGTCGGTTAATGTGTTGCTTGTCTTTTGAGTATTCTCAATATAAAAAATTGATTTACCAACTTCCCAAAAAAGGGAGTAAAATTTTAACTTCCCAAGGATTAGCTAAGATTCTTGAAATAGATATTTTTAAGGATATGATTCGCTTGGAACTTGAAAACGGGAAAGAGATATGTATTAATGAAGAAGAATACAATCGTTTTTTCCTTTAG
- a CDS encoding RNA polymerase sigma factor: MGEAQVQKAAWYQGLTVEQEKIWFEEQIRQCEKDITRFACHITGNMEKAKDIIQEAFLRAYKYRHSYNDKYPFRNWLYAILLNIHRHNCKKEKLIKTIIPWKNSDDEEQDTWDFIESEEEGPEARTLKKQLVVDIEKAIQKLPLKMREVIVLCDMVGYSYEEASEVVHCPLGTIRSRLHRARRQVQKELEIKYGEDLLTSWS; encoded by the coding sequence GTGGGAGAAGCGCAGGTTCAAAAAGCAGCTTGGTATCAAGGTTTAACAGTGGAGCAAGAAAAAATCTGGTTTGAAGAACAAATACGACAATGCGAAAAAGACATTACTCGATTTGCCTGTCATATTACAGGTAATATGGAAAAGGCCAAGGATATAATACAAGAAGCTTTTCTAAGAGCTTATAAGTATCGTCATAGTTATAACGACAAGTATCCCTTTCGAAATTGGCTTTATGCCATCCTTTTAAATATTCACCGACATAATTGTAAAAAAGAAAAGCTTATTAAGACTATTATTCCTTGGAAAAATTCCGATGATGAAGAGCAGGATACCTGGGATTTTATTGAAAGTGAAGAAGAAGGTCCTGAAGCGAGAACCTTAAAAAAGCAACTGGTAGTTGATATTGAAAAAGCTATTCAAAAACTTCCCTTGAAAATGAGAGAAGTAATCGTTTTGTGTGACATGGTTGGATATTCTTATGAAGAAGCCAGTGAAGTTGTTCATTGTCCATTGGGGACAATTCGGTCGAGACTCCATCGAGCCCGTCGTCAAGTTCAAAAGGAACTGGAAATTAAGTATGGGGAAGATTTACTCACTTCTTGGAGCTGA
- a CDS encoding anti-sigma factor family protein — MECERIRKLLSAYLDGELSKEERREVRKHLFVCSQCELEFKKMRNMKGLIIQFGQSFEPKVDYEIHYDTLQSQANGRRLKEVLLFSVLACIIFLLFVFFLPIYKNIMPGSNADASIGEIHRNLTGDSYDVPKNSGRVVVNFLKQVSNDWE, encoded by the coding sequence ATGGAATGTGAACGGATAAGAAAATTACTTTCAGCTTATCTTGATGGTGAGCTGTCCAAAGAAGAACGCAGAGAAGTGCGAAAGCACCTTTTTGTCTGTTCTCAGTGTGAATTGGAATTCAAAAAAATGCGAAATATGAAAGGATTGATTATCCAATTTGGGCAATCTTTTGAACCGAAAGTCGACTATGAGATTCATTATGATACCCTTCAATCTCAAGCCAATGGACGCCGATTGAAAGAGGTTCTCCTTTTTTCAGTTTTGGCTTGTATTATTTTCCTCCTTTTTGTTTTTTTCCTCCCTATTTATAAAAACATTATGCCAGGATCAAACGCTGATGCATCGATTGGGGAGATACATCGTAATCTTACTGGTGACAGCTATGACGTACCTAAGAATTCAGGGAGAGTCGTGGTTAATTTTCTAAAACAAGTTTCGAATGACTGGGAATGA
- a CDS encoding Do family serine endopeptidase, which produces MNKKMKLIFLLSFSVFILFSLTSWAQAVNSIMPEETNLVADIVEKVGASVVYVDTLSFKTYRNPFAPFFNDPFFRDFFDFFPQQEERRIPQKGLGSGFIFRSDGYILTNEHVIQGAEQIKVTLKDGRKYDGKIIGSDPLTDIAIIKVDATDLPALPLGDSDRARVGEWVIAIGNPYGLSHTVTVGVLSAKGRPVYSGDSGREYENFLQTDAAINPGNSGGPLLNIKGEVIGINTAILPYAQGVGFAIPINMAKNLLDPLIETGKIVRSWTGIYLQDITSDMIQQFGLNEPKGALIADVVPNSPASKAGIQRGDVILKVDDREIIDAAAFHTKIRDKKPGTQIMLSVWRDNRSKVISLILEELVTEGGAVSTTSSNLEFGFDVEEITPELIRKYNLKTRSGVVITQIDSQEIIETGYLQEGDVILQIDRQTIRNLQDWNAILPMIEPGDNVILLVSRRGRTFFVPVEVKSSSLFIP; this is translated from the coding sequence ATGAATAAAAAAATGAAGTTAATATTTTTGTTATCCTTTAGCGTTTTTATCCTTTTTTCATTAACTAGCTGGGCTCAAGCTGTCAATTCAATCATGCCTGAAGAAACCAACCTGGTAGCTGATATAGTAGAAAAAGTCGGAGCCTCAGTGGTTTATGTTGATACGTTATCTTTTAAGACCTATCGGAATCCTTTTGCACCCTTTTTTAATGACCCCTTTTTTCGAGATTTTTTTGATTTTTTCCCACAGCAAGAAGAAAGGAGAATTCCTCAAAAAGGTTTAGGCTCAGGTTTTATCTTCCGATCCGATGGATATATTCTCACCAATGAACATGTTATTCAAGGGGCCGAACAAATCAAGGTTACCCTTAAGGACGGCCGGAAATATGATGGAAAGATAATAGGTTCTGATCCATTAACCGATATTGCTATTATAAAAGTGGATGCAACCGATCTTCCAGCCCTTCCTTTGGGTGATTCAGATCGAGCTCGAGTAGGAGAGTGGGTGATCGCTATTGGAAATCCTTATGGATTGTCGCATACAGTTACGGTAGGCGTTTTGAGTGCAAAAGGGAGACCAGTATACTCTGGAGACTCGGGAAGAGAATATGAGAATTTTTTACAAACAGATGCTGCCATTAACCCTGGAAATAGTGGAGGACCACTATTGAATATCAAAGGGGAAGTCATCGGGATCAATACCGCTATTCTTCCTTATGCCCAGGGGGTTGGATTCGCTATTCCTATTAATATGGCAAAAAATTTATTGGATCCTTTAATTGAAACCGGTAAAATCGTTCGTTCTTGGACTGGGATTTATCTGCAGGATATCACTTCTGATATGATTCAACAATTCGGTTTAAATGAACCAAAGGGTGCGTTAATTGCCGATGTTGTTCCAAATAGTCCAGCTTCGAAAGCAGGAATTCAACGTGGAGATGTTATTTTAAAAGTTGATGATCGAGAAATTATTGATGCTGCGGCATTTCATACCAAAATTCGAGATAAAAAACCTGGCACTCAAATAATGTTATCTGTTTGGAGAGACAACCGAAGCAAAGTAATTTCGTTAATCTTGGAAGAGTTGGTCACCGAAGGAGGAGCTGTCTCGACTACATCTTCTAACCTTGAGTTCGGTTTTGACGTTGAAGAAATTACTCCAGAATTAATTAGGAAATATAATTTAAAAACAAGATCTGGAGTGGTGATCACTCAAATAGACTCGCAAGAAATTATCGAAACCGGTTATTTACAAGAAGGAGATGTCATTCTTCAAATCGATCGTCAGACTATCAGAAACCTTCAGGATTGGAATGCTATTTTGCCAATGATAGAACCTGGTGATAACGTAATTCTTTTGGTAAGTCGAAGAGGACGAACTTTTTTTGTACCCGTAGAAGTAAAAAGTTCGAGCTTATTTATCCCATGA
- the rsmI gene encoding 16S rRNA (cytidine(1402)-2'-O)-methyltransferase yields the protein MKEISEWGKFFICPTPIGNLGDITYRTVSIFHQVDLIACEDTRVSRKLLQRYSIQKPLFSYHAHNYQSAIQKILTHLKRRENVALITDAGMPGIQDPGMEIVNQLIHNHINFEVLPGASAVLPAVVYSGFSFNGYLFLGFLPKSGIERKKRLEQLLFSPQAVVLYESPKRILTTLQEIQNLVGEERKAVFCRELTKIHQEIIRGTLKEIIDTLIQRKTVKGEIVLVLEGVSIGEERVLPLVQNCLKQLLFTGHSEKDAVELTSAIFGLKKNRLKLEIKHQKNLFGEKKEKSIF from the coding sequence ATGAAGGAAATTTCAGAGTGGGGCAAATTCTTTATTTGCCCCACTCCCATTGGAAACTTAGGAGACATTACCTATCGTACCGTTTCGATATTCCATCAGGTAGATCTTATTGCCTGTGAGGATACAAGGGTATCTAGAAAGCTTTTACAACGCTATTCAATTCAAAAACCTTTGTTTTCCTATCATGCCCATAATTACCAATCTGCAATTCAAAAGATCCTTACCCACCTTAAAAGAAGGGAAAACGTCGCTTTGATTACCGATGCAGGAATGCCAGGAATTCAAGATCCAGGAATGGAAATTGTGAATCAACTGATTCACAATCATATTAACTTTGAAGTGTTGCCTGGCGCATCGGCAGTCTTACCAGCAGTAGTTTACTCAGGGTTTTCATTCAATGGTTATCTTTTTTTAGGTTTTCTTCCCAAGTCAGGGATTGAAAGAAAAAAAAGGCTGGAGCAGCTGCTTTTTTCTCCTCAAGCCGTTGTTTTATATGAGTCACCCAAAAGAATCCTGACTACACTTCAAGAAATTCAAAATCTGGTTGGAGAGGAAAGAAAAGCAGTTTTCTGCCGTGAATTAACAAAAATTCATCAAGAAATTATAAGAGGTACTCTAAAAGAAATAATTGATACATTAATTCAGAGAAAAACCGTTAAAGGTGAAATAGTATTGGTGTTGGAAGGGGTATCAATTGGCGAAGAAAGAGTTTTACCTTTGGTTCAGAACTGTTTAAAACAACTCTTATTTACTGGTCATTCTGAAAAAGATGCTGTAGAATTGACCAGTGCTATTTTTGGGCTCAAGAAAAATAGATTAAAACTCGAAATCAAACACCAAAAAAATCTTTTTGGTGAAAAGAAAGAGAAAAGCATTTTTTAA
- the pstC gene encoding phosphate ABC transporter permease subunit PstC has translation MNSVQEVFPIKAHRESAGIILFLVALSSLLFLIGIIVVLFIEGLPTFREVSLSQFLFGNRWYPTSEPPRLGILPLILGSLWVTIGALIFAIPLGLFSAIFLAELCPKKLREILKPIIEMLAGIPSVVYGFFGMVILSPLLKDLFSLPTGLTAFTASIILGIMAIPSIVSTAEDAISMVPKSYREASFSVGATHWETIRKVVIPASYSGLGAAVILGAGRIIGETMTVLMIAGGAAVIPTSFFQPVRTMTATIAAEMGEAPVGSIHYHSLFAIAIILFLITFLLNIFVDRLAQKYHTQVR, from the coding sequence ATGAATTCGGTACAGGAGGTGTTTCCAATTAAAGCGCACCGCGAATCTGCCGGAATTATTCTGTTTTTGGTCGCCCTTTCTTCCCTTTTATTTTTAATTGGCATTATCGTTGTACTCTTTATTGAAGGATTACCCACCTTTCGTGAAGTTTCGCTATCGCAATTTCTTTTTGGAAACCGATGGTACCCAACATCAGAGCCCCCTCGCTTAGGAATTCTTCCCTTAATTCTTGGGTCTCTTTGGGTAACAATTGGAGCGTTAATTTTTGCAATTCCTTTAGGTCTTTTTTCAGCAATATTTCTTGCCGAACTTTGTCCAAAAAAGCTGAGAGAAATCTTAAAACCAATTATTGAAATGTTAGCAGGTATTCCTTCGGTAGTTTATGGTTTTTTTGGAATGGTTATTCTCAGTCCACTTTTAAAAGATCTTTTTTCTCTTCCTACTGGTCTGACTGCTTTTACTGCCTCGATCATTTTAGGGATAATGGCTATTCCCTCTATTGTAAGTACTGCTGAAGATGCAATCAGCATGGTCCCTAAGAGTTATCGTGAAGCTTCATTTTCAGTTGGGGCGACTCATTGGGAAACCATAAGGAAAGTTGTTATACCCGCTTCTTATTCAGGTTTAGGAGCGGCAGTGATTCTCGGTGCCGGACGAATTATTGGTGAAACCATGACAGTATTAATGATTGCCGGTGGAGCAGCAGTTATACCAACCAGTTTTTTCCAACCAGTCCGTACCATGACAGCAACTATTGCAGCCGAGATGGGAGAAGCGCCAGTAGGTAGTATTCACTACCATTCTTTGTTTGCTATTGCCATTATTTTGTTTCTCATCACTTTTCTTTTGAATATTTTTGTTGATCGTTTAGCTCAAAAATACCATACCCAGGTGAGATAG
- the pstA gene encoding phosphate ABC transporter permease PstA, whose amino-acid sequence MKYISQKIWFFVFFLSIIIICFALGFIIYFLVARGYKVINWEFLTALPSRGMTEGGILPAIVGTLYLIIGSILVSLPLGVFSAVYLGEYAKPSTTVTLLRLAIHCLAGVPSVVFGLFGLGIFVKFFGFGVSLLSGSLTLGIMALPIVITSVEEALKTVPLSFREASLALGATKWVTIRRVVLPAALPGILTGLILSVGRVAGETAPILFTAAAFYARGLPRSIFDRVLALPYHIYGLMTEGTRPEKQIPIAYGTALVLLIMVLLVNFIAIYLRRRSRSARKW is encoded by the coding sequence ATGAAGTATATATCACAAAAGATCTGGTTCTTTGTCTTCTTCCTTTCCATAATTATTATTTGTTTTGCCTTGGGTTTTATCATTTATTTTTTAGTAGCTCGAGGGTATAAAGTTATTAATTGGGAATTTCTCACCGCTTTACCTTCTCGAGGAATGACCGAAGGAGGAATTCTTCCGGCAATAGTTGGGACACTTTATCTCATAATTGGTAGCATCCTTGTTTCTCTTCCCCTTGGAGTTTTTTCAGCGGTGTATTTAGGAGAATATGCTAAACCGTCGACAACAGTTACTTTGCTTCGGTTAGCGATTCATTGTTTAGCCGGTGTTCCTTCGGTAGTTTTTGGTTTATTTGGTTTGGGAATATTTGTTAAATTTTTTGGATTTGGGGTTTCTCTTCTTTCCGGATCACTTACCTTGGGAATAATGGCTCTACCGATTGTCATTACTTCGGTCGAAGAGGCGTTAAAGACTGTCCCTCTTTCCTTTCGTGAGGCTTCCCTCGCTCTTGGTGCAACCAAATGGGTGACAATCCGGAGAGTTGTTCTTCCAGCTGCACTTCCCGGTATTTTAACCGGTTTAATTCTCTCAGTTGGAAGGGTCGCTGGCGAAACCGCCCCAATATTATTTACAGCTGCAGCTTTTTATGCCCGAGGCCTTCCTCGATCAATTTTTGATCGGGTTTTAGCTCTTCCCTATCATATTTACGGTTTAATGACCGAAGGTACTCGCCCAGAAAAACAGATACCGATTGCCTATGGCACTGCCTTAGTCCTTCTCATAATGGTTCTCTTGGTTAACTTTATTGCCATCTATCTCAGGCGGCGATCAAGATCAGCTCGAAAGTGGTGA